The following proteins are co-located in the Xyrauchen texanus isolate HMW12.3.18 chromosome 43, RBS_HiC_50CHRs, whole genome shotgun sequence genome:
- the LOC127636221 gene encoding integrin alpha-2: MDKMEKVGILLLLQSFYIAQTQGFNVGIAGAKIFSGPELEEFGYTVQQLSNDQGKWLLVGSPWSGHPQNRKGDVYKCGIGDSRTSCEKLHLEKSVSIDGVQSININMSLGLTLTPLTKSNRFMTCGPLWAQSCGSQYFYPGVCAEVTTQFSLMSAFSPALQTCGGPMDVAIVLDGSNSIYPWPDVINFLIKLLENLDIGRDQTRVSIVQYSNNLSFHNNFSSDQNKEKVISMASAIPQKTGDETHTFKAIDNVRKEAFLPKNGGRPGATKVMVVVTDGESFDGYMGQEVIERCNKDGIIRFGIAILKQTANIEIFIKEIELIASTPTENYMFNVSSEEALINIAGTLGDRIFNIEGTSQGQEFQLEMSQVGFSAHQTNNEDMIMLGAVGAYGWSGTIVHRIAQESHIFPKNAFEKILEDRNHSSLLGYSVTTLTDGSSEYYVAGAPRSIHRGQVIVYLINNQRQPVIVDSQRGEQIGSYFGSVLCPVDVDSDGVTDLLLVGAPMFMSEEKFETGRVYLFSITKGILSNQGTLEGSSPLENARFGTAITAISDLNLDSFIDAVVGAPLEGNGQGAIYIYYGDRKNIRKQISQKILGSKLDPALRFFGRSLDSSGDMNGDSIPDVSVGGFGKVVQLWSKGIAAITTTATFNPEKISILSKPCQFGGRMVSCFTAKVCFRSSFRPKTLVGPVDIKYNLTLDADLQSPRDNSRVQFDNSEHLIQKTISVYKKEKCIDHNVYVQETPDFLSPVALRVDISTQNLEAGLALDVFQPRSWTFFVPFLKDCGSDDICMSDLKLTVKAIDIPSSSSLLVSQDRRRLTFIVTVMNKKENAYNTRVSADFSSNLFYASITPPRDNTEVKCTSKANSLDCQVGYPTLTPSQTVTFEINFDFNMKHLQKNVVVNFEVQSDSEEEVTSDNKVSVSIPVQYDSEIILTREMNLDFTIVGAEDQVKNIVTDFDDIGPEFNITLRVSTGTFTINQAHLTVLLPTSSKAGNPLLYVTSVKTVGNVHCDTSSLIDPLKISEKIYTASFTKESFRGTKELNCKAAKCEPLNCVLKDLGMKTSYFVNITARIWNGTFAFADFQTVLLAGSAEIETPQPDLIVISHKQQQIKITISKEGASGDIPIGIIIGSVIGGLLLLALATVILWKLGFFKRKQLLQSGNEQNKAEEEGLVENPA; this comes from the exons ATGGACAAAATGGAAAAAGTTGGGATACTACTTTTATTGCAGA GTTTCTACATTGCTCAAACTCAGGGGTTTAATGTGGGGATAGCAGGTGCTAAAATCTTCTCAGGTCCTGAGCTCGAGGAGTTCGGTTACACTGTACAACAATTAAGCAACGATCAAGGAAAAtg GCTGCTGGTTGGTTCTCCATGGAGCGGACACCCACAAAATAGAAAAGGAGATGTGTACAAGTGTGGGATTGGTGATTCTAGAACTAGTTGTGAGAAACTACATCTTGAAA AGTCTGTCAGCATAGACGGTGTGCAGAGCATCAACATCAACATGAGTCTGGGTCTGACTCTCACTCCACTAACTAAAAGTAACAGATTTATG acatGTGGTCCTCTATGGGCTCAGAGCTGTGGCAGTCAGTACTTTTATCCGGGTGTCTGTGCTGAAGTGACAACGCAGTTTTCTCTCATGTCAGCCTTCTCCCCTGCCCTTCAAA CATGCGGTGGGCCAATGGATGTTGCCATTGTTTTGGATGGATCAAACAGTATATACCCTTGGCCTGATGTCATAAACTTTCTCATAAAACTTCTGGAGAATCTTGATATCGGACGTGATCAAACTCGA gtcAGTATTGTGCAGTATTCAAACAATTTGTCCTTTCATAATAATtttagttctgaccaaaacaaagaaaaagttaTTTCCATGGCTTCTGCCATTCCTCAAAAAACTGGAGACGAAACCCACACTTTTAAAGCAATTGACAATGTCAG AAAAGAGGCTTTCCTACCAAAAAATGGTGGCCGTCCAGGTGCCACTAAGGTGATGGTAGTAGTAACTGATGGAGAGTCTTTTGATGGGTATATGGGTCAAGAGGTCATTGAGAGGTGTAACAAAGATGGCATTATTCGCTTTGGCATTGCT ATTCTCAAGCAAACTGCCAACATTGAAATATTCATCAAGGAGATTGAATTGATCGCTAGCACTCCGACAGAGAACTACATGTTCAATGTGTCCTCAGAGGAAGCTCTAATTAATATTGCGGGAACTCTTGGTGACAGAATTTTTAACATTGAAG GCACCAGCCAAGGACAAGAATTTCAACTGGAGATGTCCCAAGTTGGATTCAGTGCACATCAAACCAATAATGAG GACATGATCATGCTCGGTGCGGTTGGGGCATATGGATGGAGTGGGACCATCGTCCATCGAATTGCTCAGGAATCCCACATTTTCCCAAAAAATGCTTTTGAGAAAATTCTGGAAGACAGAAACCACAGTTCATTACTTG GATACTCGGTCACAACTTTGACTGATGGATCATCTGAGTATTATGTGGCTGGTGCTCCTCGCTCCATTCATAGAGGACAGGTTATAGTGTACCTAATCAACAACCAGAGACAACCTGTCATTGTAGATTCACAGCGAGGAGAGCAG ATCGGATCTTATTTTGGCAGTGTTCTCTGTCCTGTTGATGTTGATTCTGATGGCGTGACTGATCTGCTGCTGGTTGGAGCCCCAATGTTCATGAGTGAAGAGAAGTTTGAAACTGGGAGAGTCTACCTCTTCTCCATTACCAAG GGCATCTTAAGCAACCAGGGCACCTTAGAGGGTTCCTCACCTTTGGAGAATGCTCGTTTTGGAACGGCCATCACTGCCATTTCAGATTTGAATCTGGACAGCTTCATTGATGCGGTGGTTGGAGCTCCATTGGAAGGCAATGGCCAAGGTGCCATTTATATCTACTATGGAGACAGAAAAAACATCCGAAAGCAGATCTCACAG AAAATACTTGGATCCAAACTGGACCCGGCTCTCAGGTTCTTTGGGCGTTCTTTAGATAGCAGTGGAGATATGAACGGTGACTCAATCCCTGATGTTTCAGTCGGAGGGTTTGGGAAGGTAGTGCAACTCTG GTCAAAGGGAATTGCAGCTATCACAACAACGGCCACCTTTAACCCTGAGAAGATCAGTATTCTGAGTAAACCCTGTCAGTTCGGTGGAAGGATGGTGTCCTGTTTCACTGCTAAAGTCTGTTTCAGGTCATCGTTCAGACCCAAAACATTAGTGGGACCAGTAG ATATCAAGTACAATTTGACCCTGGATGCTGACCTGCAGTCACCTCGAGACAACTCCAGGGTCCAGTTTGATAACTCAGAGCATCTTATCCAGAAAACTATCAGTGTCTATAAGAAGGAAAAGTGTATAGATCATAATGTCTATGTGCAG GAAACTCCAGATTTTCTGAGTCCAGTTGCTTTGCGAGTAGACATCAGTACACAAAATCTGGAAGCCGGCCTCGCTCTTGATGTATTCCAGCCCAGATCTTGGACATTTTTT GTTCCTTTTTTGAAGGACTGTGGCTCTGATGACATATGCATGAGTGACTTGAAGCTGACTGTGAAGGCTATTGATATACCAAG CTCATCTTCACTGCTAGTAAGCCAGGACAGAAGAAGACTCACTTTCATTGTGACTGTAATGAACAAGAAGGAGAATGCATATAATACAAGAGTGTCTGCTGACTTCTCCAGTAACCTGTTCTACGCTTCTATTACACCACCT AGAGATAACACAGAGGTAAAATGCACTTCAAAGGCAAACTCGCTCGACTGCCAAGTAGGATATCCAACCCTGACACCTAGCCAAACG GTAACATTTGAGATCAACTTTGACTTCAATATGAAACATCTACAGAAAAATGTGGTGGTAAATTTTGAAGTCCAAAG TGACAGTGAGGAGGAAGTGACATCAGATAACAAGGTCTCTGTCTCCATCCCAGTCCAGTATGACTCTGAAATCATCCTCACCAG AGAGATGAACTTGGATTTTACCATTGTTGGTGCAGAAGACCAAGTTAAAAATATTGTCACAGATTTCGATGACATCGGCCCAGAATTCAACATAACATTACGA GTTTCAACTGGAACGTTCACAATCAATCAGGCTCATCTCACTGTTTTACTGCCCACCAGTAGCAAAGCTGGTAATCCTTTACTATATGTGACTTCAGTCAAAACT GTTGGAAATGTGCACTGTGACACCAGCAGTCTGATTGATCCATTGAAGATCAGTGAGAAAATCTACACTGCCAGCTTCACTAAAGAGAGCTTCAGAGGAACAAAGGAactg AATTGTAAGGCAGCAAAATGTGAACCCCTGAATTGTGTTCTCAAAGACCTGGGGATGAAGACCAGCTACTTTGTTAACATAACTGCCCGGATATGGAATGGCACCTTTGCCTTT GCTGATTTTCAGACAGTTTTATTGGCTGGAAGTGCTGAGATAGAAACacctcagcctgatctcatagtCATCTCACATAAACAACAGCAG ataaaaattacaataagtaAAGAAGGAGCAAGTGGGGACATTCCGATTGGTATTATCATTGGAAGTGTCATTGGTGGGCTCCTCCTTTTGGCTCTAGCCACTGTGATTTTATGGAAG CTTGGCTTCTTCAAGAGAAAGCAGTTGCTACAGTCTGGGAATGAACAGAACAAGGCAGAGGAAGAGGGTCTGGTTGAGAATCCAGCATGA